Proteins found in one Cetobacterium somerae genomic segment:
- a CDS encoding YMGG-like glycine zipper-containing protein has translation MKKYLILSVLSVVLLSGCSNVGSNTIGSTTVGAGAGALLGQAIGGDTGATLLGAGIGAAAGALVGSVQDQTQAIKDTNQQPYYNNQPQYSQPQYNQPQYNTNQQYNKPYYSQPYSSSY, from the coding sequence ATGAAAAAATATCTAATATTATCAGTTTTATCTGTAGTACTTTTATCAGGATGTTCTAATGTTGGATCAAATACAATTGGTTCAACAACAGTTGGAGCAGGAGCAGGAGCTCTTTTAGGACAAGCGATAGGTGGAGATACTGGAGCAACTCTTTTAGGAGCAGGTATAGGTGCAGCAGCAGGTGCATTAGTTGGTTCAGTTCAAGATCAAACTCAGGCTATAAAAGATACAAACCAGCAACCATATTATAATAATCAACCGCAATATAGCCAACCACAATATAATCAACCTCAGTATAATACAAATCAACAATATAATAAACCTTATTATAGTCAACCGTATAGTTCATCATATTAA
- a CDS encoding flavin reductase family protein, producing MTKELFKGSVVLNPVPAVVITSRNKDGVNNAFTVAWTGTICTNPPMLSISIRPERLSYEYIKETMEFTVNLPNTFQVRETDYCGVISGRDVDKIKHLGLTAKPGEHVNSPYLEEFPINIECKVKQIIPLGTHDLFLAEVVGSHINKNIIDEKGKIHFEWANLINYCHGEYFPMSKKPIGQFGFSVAKNPLLIEKYKHIKSYTEYRDEKNNKKPKKKVKSKVKKKK from the coding sequence ATGACAAAAGAACTATTTAAAGGAAGTGTAGTTTTAAATCCTGTTCCTGCTGTAGTTATAACATCTAGAAATAAAGATGGTGTTAATAACGCATTTACCGTTGCATGGACGGGTACTATCTGTACTAATCCTCCTATGCTTTCTATCTCTATTAGACCTGAGAGATTATCATATGAATATATTAAAGAAACAATGGAGTTTACAGTTAACTTACCAAATACTTTCCAAGTAAGAGAAACTGACTATTGTGGTGTTATTTCTGGAAGAGATGTTGATAAAATTAAACATCTAGGGCTTACTGCTAAACCTGGAGAACATGTTAACTCTCCGTATTTAGAGGAGTTTCCTATCAATATCGAATGTAAAGTTAAGCAAATTATTCCACTAGGAACACATGATTTATTTTTAGCTGAAGTTGTTGGTTCACATATCAATAAAAATATCATTGATGAAAAAGGCAAAATTCATTTTGAATGGGCTAATCTAATTAATTATTGTCATGGTGAATATTTTCCAATGTCAAAAAAACCTATTGGTCAATTTGGATTCTCTGTTGCTAAAAATCCTTTACTAATAGAAAAATATAAGCATATAAAATCTTATACAGAATATAGAGATGAAAAAAACAATAAAAAACCTAAAAAAAAGGTTAAAAGTAAGGTTAAAAAGAAAAAATAA
- a CDS encoding iron-containing alcohol dehydrogenase, translating into MRFYDYLMPSVNFFGPGCLSVVGDRAQILNGKKALIVTDKFLHSLKDGAVEKTIKYLNEAGIESVVFDNVEPNPKDTNVYEGADMYKKEGCDMIITVGGGSPHDCGKGIGIAVTHPGDICDYAGIETLINPLPPIIAINTTAGTASEVTRHAVITNTKTKVKFVIVSWRNLPQVSINDPLLMVGKPAGLTAATGMDALTHAIEAYVSKDANPVTDAAAIQAIKLISQNLRQAVANGENLKARENMAYGSLLAGMAFNNGNLGYVHAMAHQLGGLYDMPHGVANAMLLPHVCRYNMIANPEKFADIAEFMGEKTDGLSVIEAAEKSIEAIFRLSGDVGIPKSLKEAGVKEEDIELMSSNALKDGNAFSNPRKGNERDIANIFKSAM; encoded by the coding sequence ATGAGATTTTATGATTATTTAATGCCTAGTGTTAACTTTTTTGGCCCTGGATGCCTTAGTGTAGTTGGGGATAGAGCTCAAATACTTAATGGAAAAAAAGCTTTAATCGTTACTGATAAATTTTTACACTCTTTAAAAGATGGAGCTGTAGAAAAAACTATAAAGTATTTAAACGAAGCTGGAATAGAAAGTGTTGTATTTGACAATGTTGAGCCTAATCCTAAAGATACAAATGTGTATGAAGGTGCAGATATGTATAAAAAAGAAGGGTGTGACATGATAATAACTGTAGGTGGAGGTTCTCCTCATGACTGCGGTAAAGGTATCGGAATAGCTGTTACACATCCTGGTGATATTTGTGACTACGCTGGAATTGAGACTCTTATAAATCCACTTCCTCCTATTATAGCTATTAACACAACTGCTGGAACTGCTTCTGAAGTTACTAGACATGCTGTTATTACTAATACTAAAACTAAAGTTAAATTTGTTATTGTAAGTTGGAGAAATCTGCCTCAAGTTTCTATCAATGACCCACTACTTATGGTTGGAAAACCCGCTGGTTTAACTGCTGCAACAGGTATGGACGCTCTTACTCATGCTATTGAAGCTTATGTTTCTAAAGATGCCAATCCTGTTACAGATGCTGCTGCTATTCAAGCAATAAAATTAATTTCACAAAATTTAAGACAAGCTGTTGCTAATGGTGAAAACTTGAAAGCTAGAGAAAATATGGCCTATGGATCGCTTTTAGCAGGTATGGCTTTTAATAATGGAAACTTAGGATATGTTCATGCTATGGCTCATCAATTAGGTGGACTTTATGATATGCCACATGGTGTTGCTAACGCTATGTTACTTCCTCATGTTTGTCGTTACAATATGATTGCTAATCCTGAAAAGTTTGCTGATATAGCTGAATTTATGGGAGAGAAAACAGATGGACTTTCTGTTATTGAAGCTGCTGAAAAATCAATTGAAGCTATTTTTAGACTTTCAGGAGATGTTGGAATTCCTAAAAGTTTAAAAGAAGCTGGAGTTAAAGAGGAAGATATTGAACTTATGTCTAGCAATGCTTTAAAAGATGGAAATGCATTTAGTAATCCAAGAAAAGGTAATGAGAGAGATATTGCAAATATTTTTAAAAGTGCTATGTAA
- a CDS encoding GlcG/HbpS family heme-binding protein, which translates to MIIKSFNQITLEASKKMGKAALKKAIEIKVPVVFSVVDNGGNLLYLERMDEAFVTSVDIAINKAFTAWALKSGTNELSEVVLPGQSLYGLNLTNNSRIITFGGGFPIIINDEIVGAVGVSGGTVEEDMEIAKAALNSL; encoded by the coding sequence ATGATTATTAAGAGTTTTAATCAAATTACTTTAGAAGCTTCAAAAAAAATGGGTAAAGCAGCATTAAAAAAAGCAATAGAAATAAAAGTCCCAGTTGTGTTTTCAGTAGTAGATAATGGTGGTAATTTATTGTATTTAGAAAGAATGGATGAAGCTTTTGTAACAAGTGTTGATATAGCAATTAATAAGGCTTTTACAGCATGGGCATTAAAGAGTGGTACAAATGAGCTTAGTGAAGTAGTTTTACCAGGGCAAAGTCTATATGGTTTAAATTTGACAAATAACTCTAGAATAATAACTTTTGGTGGAGGATTCCCAATTATTATAAATGATGAAATTGTAGGAGCCGTTGGAGTAAGCGGTGGAACTGTAGAAGAGGACATGGAGATAGCAAAAGCAGCATTAAATTCTTTATAA
- a CDS encoding DUF6693 family protein, producing MARRLRCDVGFADSLLFLLGWTVLVVITFGLASPFFLFSLIKFMINRTIIVEE from the coding sequence ATGGCAAGAAGATTAAGATGTGATGTAGGATTTGCAGATAGTTTATTATTTTTACTAGGATGGACAGTTTTAGTTGTAATAACTTTTGGATTAGCCTCTCCATTCTTTTTATTCTCTCTTATAAAGTTTATGATAAATAGAACTATTATTGTAGAGGAATAA